Genomic window (Bradyrhizobium sp. 186):
GATCGGATCAGGTGCTTGTACCTGTGGTCCGCGCGAGCGATACAGGAGCTTTCCAATTCCGAGTTGATCGACTCAGGGGGGCTTATCAAATTGACGAGAGGGCATTGAGCAGAGACTCGCTATTCGTTCGCCAGCAGCGCAAGCTCAAGCGAGTTTTATCCTCCCACGCTAAGGCAATCCGAGCCAGCAGACAGGCGGCATCATGGAGTCGCCCGACCTCAGACGAGCTGCTCGTCCATTGAGATTTGAATTGCTTCCGCGATGCTGCCGGCGTCTGCACAAGCATGGGCAGCCCTGGCAAGTTTTTCCGCCTCTTTAAGCTTTGTGTGAATCTCGCAGAGGCAGCCTTGAATAGCAGGTTCGATGGTCTCCATCTTCATGATCGGGAGGCCTCGCCGGCTTGGCTCCGCAGCAGCGAAATTTGCCCCGCTCTCGATCGGATCCTCGGTTGGCCCGGAATAAAGTTGGGCAGGTCCTGCATTCGGCGGCGGTTGTTGATCTCCTTGAGCAAGAACAGTCGTCTAAGCTGCGCCGCGTTCATCAATGTCTCGAATAGCGCGAAGATCTCACGCGCCTGCACGTAAACCTCCAGGCTAACGGCGTGCTGATCGAAGCCGTATGATGCGAGACGCGCTTCGATTTCGTCCGCCGCAATAGGATCGAGGCGCCAATCGAGCGCGTTCTGAATGGTGTAGCGTTCACCGTCTTCTTTGAAGCTTGGCGCGATGCCGGCGACATCGATCCGACGAAGCGTCATCTCTATTGCTTTTTGACGATAGGATTCCAGCAGCTTGTGCCGCAAAATGCGGTAGCGCTGGAGCTCCCAGGACAGCTCCGCAACATCAATGGCAAGCAGCCACTCGATAGCCGATTGCGGCGCTATGTCTTGGAAGATTGCGGCCTGGAGCGCGCGATAGTGGTCGATGCTTTCTCCGGGCAGGAGTTGAGGAGCAGGACACAATGCCTGGAATTCGACCGGAATAGCGGGTGCGGCTGGCGGCGGGGCGTTGCTGAAGGGGCCGTTCATTAGCTTGTGGCCTCCAGCCGGGCCTGCGATGAAGCATCATAAGTGGCGATGTTTGGCTTGGCGGGGTCATGAATGGGACTCGTCGCCCATAACTCGTTGGCAACAGGCAAGGGCGATATCTGCATATCCATCCACCATGCCTTTTCGTTGCCATGCCGGTGGAGAGCCTGGTGGTGAGAACGGCATAACGGGACGGTGAATTCGTCGCTGACCTTGCGCCCGAGCGTTCGCGGCTGGGCGAACTTGAGGTGATGGGCGTCGGAGGGAGCCTGCTTGCAGACCAGGCAAGGCTGTTCGCGGACAAAAGCAAGGTGGGCCTTGCTTCGCTTGCGCGGAGGCTCCTTGGGGAAGGCGAGGCCCAGTCCGCTCTGATCCGCCGGCCCGTCGGGGCTTGGGCTAACGGCTTGGGGTCCCGAGGGCTCTTGCACCGGTCCCTGTCCCAGTGTGTGCCCAGCCTCGGATGGCGGCATATCGGCTTCGGTCTCAGGCCGAGCCACCTCCTCGAGCCTCATCTGATAGGCCGCCTCCAGGGCGCGGGCGTCGGCCTCCAGCAGCGTGTTCTTGAGGGGAAGGCTGGCTTTGGCCCAGGCCAAGAGGTTGTCGCTATCCCTTAAGGCCGCCAGCTCGGCTAGGAGGCGATCCCGCAGCTCAGCGGATTGCTGAGGCTTCAGGACCGCCGGTCGGTTCAAGACGGCTTTGGCGGGCTTTCCCTTTGAGCCCGCAGCCATCTGCGGCTCGGGGGCGGCGGGCGGTCCGGCGATCGCATCGGGGGCGTCGAGGTCGTCCTCACCGGCAATGCCAACGAGAGCGAACAGGGCGTAGCGGCGGGCATAGGTCAAGGAGGCGCCCATGCGATGCGGGGCCTCGACCTCCTTTGCGGCGCAGACCGGCCAATCGGACGAAATCCATTCGCCGGAGGCATGGGCCAGCAGGGTTGTGAGATGCACCTGGCCGCTACTGGAATCGATCCGCGTGGTCTGGACGGTGGCGATCTCCTGCTGGCTCAGCGTCTTGCGGACGATGTCCAGGCCGGAGGCCAAGGAGGCATAGCGGAAGGTCCGGTCGTCCTCCCGCGGGAAGGGGGACCGGATCACCGCCGTCAGAGTTTTTTCCGGGTTGGTAAGCTCGGCCTGCGCCCGAGCGAGGGCGCCCGCTATCGCCCCGATCCGCTCACTGGACTGATGCATCGGAGGCCTCCCACGCGAGAGCGTCAAAGCTGATGGCGCCCGACTTGGAGCGCTTGGCCTTGATTCCGTGGCCGATTGCCTCCTTGGCATCCTCGGGCATGAGCTTTTTCAACTCAGCCTTGGCAAGCTCGTGCTCCCCGTAGGCGTCCTTGGTGCGGAGATAGGTTGCAGCGAACTCGGCCCAGGCATTGGACGATGCCATGTCCACGACCTTGACGGCCTCCAGCCTTGGTCGCGGCGTTTCGATGTTGAAGAGCAGAGGCGGCTCGCCGCTCTGGACGCAGCGCCAGAACTTCTTCTCGGCGGTGAGGAGCAGATGCTGATAGAGCGGGTCGGCGTGAATCTTGATCTCGACCCATTTGCCGCCACCGGTGATGATCGAGAGGACGGACGACCGAGCGGCGACCACCCACATGTTATGCTGGAGCTGCGCCATGTGCTTCTCGGCAGCGGCCTCTTCCGTGAACGCCCATGGCAGCATGAACTTGGCCTCGAACACCGCGCCGGTCTGCTCGACCATGCCATCGAGCGTCGCCGCCATACATTTGTGCACGGGATGACGAACGCGCTTCTGGATATCAGCAATCGTTTGTCCGGTTGAACGTTGATACCAGGCGCGATTCAGGACCTCCGTGATCGTGCCGAGCTGGACGATGAGATTGTCCGAAAGGTCTTCTGGCGCGACCTCGCCGCGTTTTTCTTGCCAGAGGCGGGTGAGGTTGTCCTGATCATCACCCATGATGATGCGGGCATCCGAGCCGCCGATAAAATGGCGGCGGTCGTGCGCGTTGAACTTGATGATGTGATTGGGCGCATCGGCGCCGTTTGTTTGAACCGTTGTCACCGGTATCTCCTACGCAAGCAAAGCGGCATTACTTGCCGCACTGCCTGAAGCCCCGCGTGCGCGAGGCGAGATACTGGCGCTGGGATCAGGATTAGCGCCTGCTGGAATCAGTAACGCTCCAATTGCGCACGAATGCCAGTCCTTTCTGCAGCAAGATTATTGCTCGCTTTTAGCGATGAAAGTGGCGCCGATTGCCCGCCGCTTTCAGGGCAAAGGAGAAGGAACTTTAAATCGGCATCAAAGCGACAAAACGAAGCCAATCGGAACAGCGGGCATCAAGGTAGGCAAGACGGCGCGGAGGCAAAGTACGATCCTGCCGCAACGCGCTGCGTATTGAAAAGAAACGATGATTGTCGGAAGATATGGAGTGTGTTTCGGTTCAACTTGGGTAGTAGGACTTTATGCGTCCGGCAGTTTTTTGATCGCGATGGTGTCCTCAATGAGGATGATGGCTATGCTTTCGATCCGAATAAGATCCGTTGGGTGGAAGGAGCTCAGCAGGCCGTCAAGGCAGTCAATAATGCTGGCTATTTCGCGTTTGTCGTGACCAACCAATCAGGAATCGCCAGAGGATTTTACGAGGAGCAGCACGTTCTCAATCTGCACCAATGGATGTCGCGTGAGCTTGCTATTGTTGGTGCGCATATCGATGCGTTCGAATTTTGCCCCCATCATCCCGATGGTTTGATTGCGCGATACCGTGTCCTCTGCAGCTGCCGCAAGCCGCAACCCGGGCTGATCAAAGCATTGCTCGAGCGGTATCCGGTGGATGTTGCCGCTAGCTTCATGATCGGCGACAAGCAGAGCGATCTGGCTGCGGCCCACGCAGCGGGCATCTCAGCTTATCTGTTTGATGGATCGAACCTCCATGCGTTCATCGCGCCACTGTTGACAGATCGGTCCCCCGATGTCCCCGCACCGACCAGGGTTGCACAGGGGCCGTGCGGGACGGAGGATTGATGTCGATTTTGCGGAACGTTTGCTCAACCAATGAAACCAAGGGGCAAGTTGACGTCAAAGCAACAAATCAAAGCCAATCGGGCAAACGCAGCGAAGAGTACTGGCCCGCAAACAAGCGCTGGTAAAGCAGCATCAAGCCGCAACGCCTATCGGCATGGTTTATCTTGTTGGAACGAAGCCGCTGGTTCTGCTTCGGCCGGGTTCGATACAGCCCTTGCGGAGGAACTCAACGGCGTGTCAATGGAAGTCGCACTTCAAGATCTTGCTCAAGCCAGGAATCGACAGGATCGCCTCCGCGCTCTTAGGCTACATCTGATCATGGCCGTGATTGAGGGTGCTGACCGAACGCAAATGAGAGAACTGTCGGGGCTGGAGCGGTACGAGAAGGCTGCCCTTTCGCGGCAGCGACGCGGCCTCAAGCGCGTGAGGCGGTGCAACGGATGAGGACCACAAAGTGGGTAGGGACCGATCGCAGCGGGTCATTGCGCGGGCTAAATGGCTCGACCTGTGGCAGCACTGTTAGTATCTTCGAAGCCGTGGAGGCTACACGAACTTCATCTTCCCGCTGCTGGCTTTGGCCATCACGATCGGCCTTTTCGTGCTCTACGCGATGGTGCGACAGAACTGGCGTCGATCCTGGCCCGCCGAAAAGGTCCCTCGCTGGTCCGATTCCGATTTGAGATAGGAGCCTTAGCGACTTGCGCCGGCTTTCGGTGGGGCGAGCGACCGTACAAGCGTCCGCCGGTCGGCCATGTGCAACTGCATAGAAAGCCGAATGTGCGGTGACAAACTTTGCGAGCCGGCCAAGGCGTGTACTCATAAGTCCGCGATGTTCGCTTAATCCCAAACAGCGGCGCAGAAACGAACATTGCACTAGGAGCCTGTCCCGGTAATGGACTTGGGATCAAGCGAATCGAGTTCTGAGCGTTTTTTTGGAGACAAGTTTCTCCTTAGCGTGCTGCTGCGAGTTTTGTGAGGTTGTGGGCGGTGCAGATCATGGCCCATTCGGCTTTGACCTTGTCGATGCCGCGCAGGAGGAACTGGCGGAAGCCTCTTGCCTGCTTGATCTGGCCGAAGACGGGCTCGACGATCTGTTTTCGCAATCGATACCGGCTTCGATAGCCTGCGCGCTTGAGCTTTGTGCTCATTCTGGCGATCAGCGTGCCGGATTTGAGCTTCCTTTTTGCCGTGGCCGCCTTGGTGCCGTGCTTTTGCCGTCCAGTGGCGACGTAGCCCTCGATCCGGCGTCGAACGAGCGTGCGAAGATTGGCTTGCGAGCAATAGCCCGCATCGGCCGATGCTTCATCCGGGTTCGTCCCGAGATTGGCTTTGATGGCATCGAGCAAGGGTGCGAGTTGCGCCTGATCGCTCGGCGAGTTGGTCAGCGTGTGCGCCACGATGATCTGATGGGCGCCATCGACGGCGGCCTGTGCGTTGTAGCCCTGGATGAAGCCGTTTTTGGTCGGCATCACGCGGCTGTCGGGATCGGTGAAGTTGCGTTGCGCCTTGTCGCTCGGCTCTGCCGTGACAGGCTTGGACTTGCGTCCCGGCCGGCCCCTGCCGCCGTCGCCGGAGCCGTCGTCGTCCGGCTTCGAGGCGGCTTTGGTTTCGGCAGCAGCCTTGGCTTCGGCTTCCAGCGCGGCCTTGGCGGCCCGGATCTTCTCGAGCCGCTTCTCTTTATTGGCCATCCAGTCCGGCATCTCGTCGCCGCGCTTCAAGGCTCCGAACTGGCGGTCCTCGGCCTTGTCGGTCTGAGCGGCTTCGGCGAACCAGCGTTGGACTTCGGCAGCAAGCCTCGGTTCGGCCTCTTTCATCCGGCCATAGCTCATCGCCTTGTTGATCCCGGCATTGGCCTTGATCTTGGTGCCATCGAGCGCCACATGGCCAAGCTTCACAAGGCCGGCCTCGCGGCACAGCTTCAAGACCTGCCGGAACAGGCCCGATAGCGCGGCCAGATGGCGCTTGCGGAACTCGCTGATCGTGCGGAAGTCCGGACGCTGCATCCCCGTTACTGCCGCAAAATCCAGCCGCTCCTCGCAGCCCCGAGCGATCCTGCGCGACGAGTAGATCCCCTGGCTGTAAGCATAAAGCAGCAGCGCCACCATCATGCCAGGATGATAGGGCGGAAAGCCGCGCTCCTCGTCGTAGGCATCCATGATCGCCGACAGGTCCAAACCCGTGCGAACCGTGTCGCGAACAAAGTGGGCCACGTGCCCGGGAGGCACCAAATCCTGGACCGACGGCGGCAGCAGCCAAACCTGATCAACGTCCCAAGGACGAAATGTCTTGCTCATCCGCCGTTTGAATCACGACGCTTGTGCTTCGTCGAGAAAAATCCGATTACTCGGACAGGCTCCTAGGACCGAAAAGGGCCACACGCCTTGCGGGAGCAAGGCGTTCAAGTCTTGAAGACTGCTTTGGGCGGTTATCTTCCCCAGCGACTGACGTCGTAAACCAGGATATGATCAAACTCCGCCCGGCCGCTGCGGACGTCGTCTATCAGCTCGATCAACCCTTCGCGGCGGTGAATGCGAAGACCGCTCCGACCCTCGTCCGCGTAGGTGCGAATAATGATCAGATCGTGCTGCGCGGCATAAACGGCTATGGCAGCCGCCTGGTTTTGCGTCGAGTATCGCTGGTGGTCCGTAAAAATGCGCCGAGGAGAAGGCCGTAATTTCGTCTGAAGTCGCCATTGAGCTGGGCGATCTTCGACAGCTCGCTAGGCGCTTGGACTTCCTCTGCCATCCGGCTGCTCCTTCAACTTCGCAGGACCAGCACCCTATAAGCTCCTGTTTTGCCCGACGGGGCAAGTGGTTTCGGCAAATCGAAAGGGCCGCAAGTTCCGAGAATGTGGTGAGGGCGCGCAAACGCGCAAATTTGTGCGTGCTTCGTCAACGTCCTGGAGCCCCCTTTTTCTCAGAGCTACTATGGGCTAGTGATAAGCTATGCCGCGCAGTACGTACGGCAAATTGCCGAGCTCAGCAGACCTATCAGTAGTCAAGGACGGGCTGGCGCGAGGTCGTCGGATTGTTGTGACAGCTTCAGCAGGGCCTCGCCTAGGCGGTCGGCGCGGCATTGTTATTGGCCAAGGTTCGACCGCCAGCCAAGTCCAAGTTCTGCTGGATGGGTCCAAGCGCTACATCACCCTACATGCCCGCTACGTGGAAGTAGCACCGTCGAAGACGCGAGAAAGCTAGTTGCGGCTTGCGGATGCGAAGTCACGTGCGGTCAGCTCGAACTCAAGATCAGTGATCCGCTCGAAGATGCGAGCAGCGCGTTGGCCGTCCGTCCCATTAGAGTTATCCCAACGGTGGTCGCCTGCCTAACGCGGATCTTTCAGGTCAAATTCGCCCCTGCCTTGCAAAGGCTGAGCGGCTTCTTTGCCGGGCAGCGTCCAAGCTGACATAAGCGATTGTCAGATATTGCCTCGTTGGAAGTAGCCGTTTTCGGTTCGAGAAAAAGATGAAACAAGTGCTCGCTATTGTGGTGATACTACTTCTGCCGATAACGAGCCCGAACGCTGGATCAACGATCGTCGGCGCCGGCTCTCAGTCTTGCACCGCCTGGACGAACAGAAACAAGAACCCTGTCGTGAAGGGAGCCTTTGAATCCTGGGTCATGGGCTTCATCAGCGGGCTCAATGTCAGTGGTGACAGAGAAATTGTTGGCGGCGGCGATTTCACCGCGATTGTTGCTTGGATGGACCGGCGCTGCAAATCCAATTCTTCAGATCAAATTGGGGTTGCAGCTCTTGATCTAGCGATGGAACTAGCCGGCAACGCAGCGAAGCGCTAACGTTGTCGGACCCGCCGGTATCCGGCGTAGCAGACTCAAACCGGGCATCGCCTCAGGCCGAAAAGGGGCCATAAACGGACCCGAACGGCCGCCGGTGGCACGTTGGCCGAGGGCCGCTAGCGCGGCAGCACAATCGGTCTATCTGCCTCGGGCTGGGTTCGCGCGAGGGCGGCGATGGCAGTCACGTTTGGCGACGTGGCGCTGGTTTCGCAGTGATGCGCAGCTTGTTGAGCGGGCGCACGAGAAGCATGTCCACCAGCTATTTTGTCTTGGCTTGCACGAGCCGCCGAAACAGCTTGACCGGATCGACACCCATCGCCTCCGCGATGGTGATGAATTCAATCACGTCGAGACGGCGTTCCCCGCCTTCGAATTTGGCTATGAAGGACTGCGGTTTGCCGAGCTTCTTGGCGAGCGCCTGCTGTCGGATGCCGGCCTTATGTCGCGTTGCGACAAGAAGCGCGATGAGGCGGGCATAGTCGGCGGATTTGAGAGATTTTTCCATGGCCGCCGGGCGCGTCTCGATTCGGCGGCCGTCAATCTGATCCTGGAAGCGGATTATCCCAAAAAAGGATAATATTAACCGCCGGTTGCGATGCTGGTCTGGAGGCGGGAGGTTCGCGCTGGACTTCCGCCGCGAACCGAGCGCACTGGCATGCTATGATTCAGATACAGCGAATGGGCTCCCAGGCGGCTCCACATTCCGAGGCTTCGAGCCTCCGCGAACAGGCGCTGTCTCATTTCTTGCTCTGGCAGCTCACGGCAGCGCGCTGGCGGGCCGGACGCCATGATCTCGAGGTGTTGAAGGGCGAGGTCGACCGGGGAGGATACGACCTCGTATTGGAGGCGGGCGGGATAATCCGTCACGTGCAGCTCAAATCCAGCATTGTGGGTTCTACGGTGCGGGAGGTCAGCGTGTGCACCAGGCTTTCGGAGAAGCCGAGCGGTTGCGTGGTTTGGCTTGAGGTCGACCGCTGCACGTTGGAGGTTGAGCGCTATCTCTGGTTCGGCGGTCCGCCCGGAGTTCGATTGCCCGCGCTGGGCTCGCGGGTCAGTCGGCATTCACGGGCCAACAGCAGGGGCGAAAAGGCCGAGCGGCCGCTGCATCGGCAGCTCGGCAAATCCTGCTTCGAGTTTGTTGGAGGCGCCGACGAACTAGTGGTTCATCACAGTGATTTTGACGTTTTGATACCGAGCCATTCGAGGATCGGCAAGCTTTCCGGCGGCACGAGGATTTCGATGCTTCTGGGGACGCCAGGTTGACGGCGAATGAAACCGTTTCGTTCGAGGGTGACGATCATCTGGTGGACCGAAGGCGGGCTGACGCGGAAATGGCGCTGCATGTCGGTTTCGGCGGGTGGGCGTCCGAACATGTGCGCGTAGGTGTAGATAAAGGCCAGGTAGTGTCCCTGCTTCTCCGTGAAGTGCGTGCCTGATTTTTGACTCATCGCTGGATTCGTCCCGGCCTCCGACAAGGAGGCGAAGCATGAATGTACGTTATCGGGTCGAATTGAGCCAAATCGAGCGGGACGAACTGACGGCGATGCTGGGCGGCGGGAAGCATGCTGCCCGCAAGCTCAAGCGGGCGCAGATTTTGCTGGCGGCCGATGCCGGCAGTTGCGACGCGGAGATTGCCCGGTCTGTCCGGGTCAGCCTGTCCAGCATCGGCCGGACCAAGCGCCGCTTCGTGGAAGGCAATCTGGAGCGGGCCTTGAGCGAGGAACCGCGTCCGGGCGCAGAGCGCAAATTGACCGGCAAGGAGGAGGCCCTGCTGGTGGCGACGGCGTGCGCCAAGCCGCCCGCCGGCCGCAAACGTTGGACGCTGACGCTGCTGGCGGACACGATGGTCAAGCTCACCGATCATGACAGCCTGTCGGGCGAGACCGTGCGTCGCCGGCTGGCCGAGAACGACCTCAAGCCATGGCGCAGGGACATGTGGTGCATCCCCTATGTCGACGGCGAATACGTCGCCCGCATGGAGGACGTGCTCGACCTCTACGCCGAGGCGCCGGATCCCGTCCGGCCGCTGGTCTGCTTCGACGAGACCCCCGTCCAGCTCATCGGCGAGGTCCGTCAGCCGATTCCAGCCGAGCCGGGACAGCGCGAGCGTTACGATTACGAGTACCGCCGCAACGGCACCGTCAATCTCTTCGTTACCTTCGACCCGCATCGTGGCTGGCGCAACGTCAAGGTCACCGAGCACCGCGCCGCCGTGGACTACGCCTACTGCATGCGCGAACTCGTCGACGTCCATTATCCCGACGCCGACTGCATCCGCCTCGTGCAGGACAATCTGTCGATCCATACCGCCGGCGCGTTGTATCAAGCATTTGCGCCTGCTGAGGCCCGTCGCATCCTGCGCCGCCTCGAATTCCACTTCACCCCGAAACACGCCAGTTGGCTCAATATGGTCGAGTGCGAGATCAGCGTGCTCCAGCGCCAGTGCCTCGGCCGCCGCATCGACGACCCCAAAAGGCTCCGAAACGAGATCGCAGCATGGCAAAAGCGGCGGAATAAAACCCGAGCCCGCATCAAATGGATGTTCACAACCGACAAGGCCCGCGCCAAACTCGGCCGCGCCTATCCAGCCACCGCCAAAGAGTCAAAATCACTGTGATGAGCCACTAGTCTTCAGGCTTTTTGGGTAGATGGACGATATCGGCGCCATGAAAGGCCAGGAGCTCTTCCGTGCTTTCGAAGCGCTTACGCGGCATCAAAAGGGGCTTGCCAACCTTTGCCGGATCATTGCGATCGAGAAATTCTCCACCCTGTTCGGCCAAACGTAAGATATTGTTGAATGCTATTGAATGGTTCTGCAAGGCGGTGTTGCAGTTCTTAAGGAGGATGGCTTCAGCTACGGTCACGGTTCGCTTCTTGCCATTTTGCGTGAACGTTTTGCGCTCGGCGACAAGCCGCTTGAAGATTGCGATCATGTTTTCGTCCTTCGCCAAGGAGCTCCTTCGGCCGGGCGTGGACACGCTGCCCCGGGCATTGGGCCGTTGGTCTAAAGGGCTTGCTTCCGTTGCAGACCCGTTAACTGCCTGCTCCTTCTTGGCCTGCTCTGCTTTTTCCGCCGCGTTCTTTTGCTTCCAGGCTTCATATTGCGCAGGAAATTGCGACGGACTATTATCGTCGTAATAGATGACGTGCGGATGCTTTATCGCCTCCTTCCGGAAAAGGCCAGCCTCGTTCATCAACCTCAGAAAGCTCCGGAACGCCCTTGCATTCCCGTCCATCGCGCCCTTCAGGATCTGGCGCACAGACGCCTCTCGCGTCGAGATCTTGCTCCCATCCTTTAGCAGCTGGGGGCTATCAAAGATCTCACGGATCAGGATGCCCTCGGGCCGCTTCGGTCGCCCCTTTGGATTGCCGGACCGACCTTTGACGAACTGCTTATCTTTAGGAGGCCGCTTGTAGCCGACCTCAAATGGCGAATCTGGCAGTTCTGTAAGTGCGGGCCGGGGGTCCGGCGAGATAGTGTTGTCGGTCATATGGCCTCCGGATTGGCCGGAGCCTGTCTTACGAAAATGGGGCTTTGGTCTCGCTCACGGAAAATTCGGAACGGCAATTTGTGAATGGTAGCGCTGACGCCGTGCTTTGAGGGACAAATACCCGCAGACCTAGGCCGCGCGCTCCTCGGACAATTCCTCAAAGGTCTCGCGCATGGGTTCGAGATAGGCGGTCTTTCCCGTATACTGTTCCCAGCGCCGAATTGCGACATCGACATAGCCGGGATCGAGTTCGATTGCACGAGCGCGGCGTCCGGTCTTTTCCGCGGCAATCAGGATCGTCCCGCTCCCGCAGAACGGATCGAGTATGATTTGACCGCGCTTAGAGCAGTCCTTGATGGCGTCAGCCACGAGCGTCACGGGCTTGACCGTTGGATGCAGCTTGAGGTCCTCCATGCGTCCTGCGCGCATACTATTGATGCCCTCATAGTCCCAGACGTTGGTTCGATAGCGGCCGTGCTGACCGAGTCCGAAATTATTGATATGCGTCCCGGACCCATTCTTCCAGACGAAGATCAATTCGTGCTTGGACCGATAGAACGATCCCATGCCTGCGTTGGTCTTGTTCCAGACGCAGAAGTTCTTCAACTCGGTATAGTGCTGATCGGCGGCTGCTATGATTTCCCGCATGTGCCGCCAGTCCATGCAGATCTGGTGGATTGAGCCGTCCTTCGAATAGCGGCACAGGA
Coding sequences:
- a CDS encoding ERF family protein; amino-acid sequence: MHQSSERIGAIAGALARAQAELTNPEKTLTAVIRSPFPREDDRTFRYASLASGLDIVRKTLSQQEIATVQTTRIDSSSGQVHLTTLLAHASGEWISSDWPVCAAKEVEAPHRMGASLTYARRYALFALVGIAGEDDLDAPDAIAGPPAAPEPQMAAGSKGKPAKAVLNRPAVLKPQQSAELRDRLLAELAALRDSDNLLAWAKASLPLKNTLLEADARALEAAYQMRLEEVARPETEADMPPSEAGHTLGQGPVQEPSGPQAVSPSPDGPADQSGLGLAFPKEPPRKRSKAHLAFVREQPCLVCKQAPSDAHHLKFAQPRTLGRKVSDEFTVPLCRSHHQALHRHGNEKAWWMDMQISPLPVANELWATSPIHDPAKPNIATYDASSQARLEATS
- a CDS encoding YqaJ viral recombinase family protein, giving the protein MTTVQTNGADAPNHIIKFNAHDRRHFIGGSDARIIMGDDQDNLTRLWQEKRGEVAPEDLSDNLIVQLGTITEVLNRAWYQRSTGQTIADIQKRVRHPVHKCMAATLDGMVEQTGAVFEAKFMLPWAFTEEAAAEKHMAQLQHNMWVVAARSSVLSIITGGGKWVEIKIHADPLYQHLLLTAEKKFWRCVQSGEPPLLFNIETPRPRLEAVKVVDMASSNAWAEFAATYLRTKDAYGEHELAKAELKKLMPEDAKEAIGHGIKAKRSKSGAISFDALAWEASDASVQ
- a CDS encoding HAD family hydrolase; this translates as MPVLSAARLLLAFSDESGADCPPLSGQRRRNFKSASKRQNEANRNSGHQGRQDGAEAKYDPAATRCVLKRNDDCRKIWSVFRFNLGSRTLCVRQFFDRDGVLNEDDGYAFDPNKIRWVEGAQQAVKAVNNAGYFAFVVTNQSGIARGFYEEQHVLNLHQWMSRELAIVGAHIDAFEFCPHHPDGLIARYRVLCSCRKPQPGLIKALLERYPVDVAASFMIGDKQSDLAAAHAAGISAYLFDGSNLHAFIAPLLTDRSPDVPAPTRVAQGPCGTED
- a CDS encoding IS1182 family transposase, coding for MSKTFRPWDVDQVWLLPPSVQDLVPPGHVAHFVRDTVRTGLDLSAIMDAYDEERGFPPYHPGMMVALLLYAYSQGIYSSRRIARGCEERLDFAAVTGMQRPDFRTISEFRKRHLAALSGLFRQVLKLCREAGLVKLGHVALDGTKIKANAGINKAMSYGRMKEAEPRLAAEVQRWFAEAAQTDKAEDRQFGALKRGDEMPDWMANKEKRLEKIRAAKAALEAEAKAAAETKAASKPDDDGSGDGGRGRPGRKSKPVTAEPSDKAQRNFTDPDSRVMPTKNGFIQGYNAQAAVDGAHQIIVAHTLTNSPSDQAQLAPLLDAIKANLGTNPDEASADAGYCSQANLRTLVRRRIEGYVATGRQKHGTKAATAKRKLKSGTLIARMSTKLKRAGYRSRYRLRKQIVEPVFGQIKQARGFRQFLLRGIDKVKAEWAMICTAHNLTKLAAAR
- a CDS encoding recombinase family protein — encoded protein: MFTDHQRYSTQNQAAAIAVYAAQHDLIIIRTYADEGRSGLRIHRREGLIELIDDVRSGRAEFDHILVYDVSRWGR
- a CDS encoding helix-turn-helix transcriptional regulator — translated: MEKSLKSADYARLIALLVATRHKAGIRQQALAKKLGKPQSFIAKFEGGERRLDVIEFITIAEAMGVDPVKLFRRLVQAKTK
- a CDS encoding helix-turn-helix domain-containing protein, whose amino-acid sequence is MSQKSGTHFTEKQGHYLAFIYTYAHMFGRPPAETDMQRHFRVSPPSVHQMIVTLERNGFIRRQPGVPRSIEILVPPESLPILEWLGIKTSKSL
- a CDS encoding IS630 family transposase; translated protein: MNVRYRVELSQIERDELTAMLGGGKHAARKLKRAQILLAADAGSCDAEIARSVRVSLSSIGRTKRRFVEGNLERALSEEPRPGAERKLTGKEEALLVATACAKPPAGRKRWTLTLLADTMVKLTDHDSLSGETVRRRLAENDLKPWRRDMWCIPYVDGEYVARMEDVLDLYAEAPDPVRPLVCFDETPVQLIGEVRQPIPAEPGQRERYDYEYRRNGTVNLFVTFDPHRGWRNVKVTEHRAAVDYAYCMRELVDVHYPDADCIRLVQDNLSIHTAGALYQAFAPAEARRILRRLEFHFTPKHASWLNMVECEISVLQRQCLGRRIDDPKRLRNEIAAWQKRRNKTRARIKWMFTTDKARAKLGRAYPATAKESKSL
- a CDS encoding DUF5681 domain-containing protein, which translates into the protein MTDNTISPDPRPALTELPDSPFEVGYKRPPKDKQFVKGRSGNPKGRPKRPEGILIREIFDSPQLLKDGSKISTREASVRQILKGAMDGNARAFRSFLRLMNEAGLFRKEAIKHPHVIYYDDNSPSQFPAQYEAWKQKNAAEKAEQAKKEQAVNGSATEASPLDQRPNARGSVSTPGRRSSLAKDENMIAIFKRLVAERKTFTQNGKKRTVTVAEAILLKNCNTALQNHSIAFNNILRLAEQGGEFLDRNDPAKVGKPLLMPRKRFESTEELLAFHGADIVHLPKKPED